A stretch of the Glycine soja cultivar W05 chromosome 13, ASM419377v2, whole genome shotgun sequence genome encodes the following:
- the LOC114382074 gene encoding probable acyl-activating enzyme 16, chloroplastic isoform X3: MSLACSRSSLGMMACGAINVVRGSRSSIEELLQIYNHSESVALAVDNPEMLNRIAKLFYLKASMRFIILLWGEKSGLVSEGDKEVPVFTFTEVIHLGQESRRVLFDSLDTRKHYMYEAIKSDDIATLVYTSGTTGNPKGVMLTHQNLLHQIKNLGDIVPAEVGDRFLSMLPSWHAYERACEYFIFSCGVEQVYTTVRNLKEDLGHYQPHYLISVPLVYETLYSGIQKQISTSSLVRKLVALTFIRVSLRYMECKRIYEGKCLTKDQKPPSYLHSILDWLWARVVATILFPVHLLAKILVYRKIHSAIGISKAGVSGGGSLSSHVDRFFEAIGVNVQNGYGLTETSPVIAARRLSYNVIGSVGHPIKHTEFKVVDSETDEVLPPGSKGILKVRGPQLMKGYYKNPSATNQVLDRDGWLNTGDIGWIVPHHSTGRSRNSSGVIVVDGRAKDTIVLSTGENVEPGELEEAAMRSSLIHQIVVIGQDKRRLGAVIVPNKEEVLKAARESSIIDSNSSDASQEKVTSLIYKELRTWTSESPFQIGPVLLVNDPFTIDNGLMTPTMKIRRDKVVAQYGDQIENLYK; the protein is encoded by the exons TGTTGCACTAGCTGTGGACAATCCTGAAATGCTTAATCGGATTGCAAAACTGTTTTATTTGAAGGCTTCAATGAGATTTATTATTCTGCTGTGGGGAGAAAAATCAGGCCTGGTCAGTGAAGGAGACAAGGAGGTGCCTGTCTTTACTTTCACAGAAGTCATACATTTGGGACAAGAGAGTCGCAGAGTATTGTTTGATTCTCTTGATACTA GGAAGCACTATATGTATGAAGCAATCAAATCTGATGACATTGCTACTCTTGTATACACAAGTGGAACTACTGGAAATCCGAAAGGTGTTATGCTAACCCATCAGAATCTTTTGCATCAG ATAAAAAACTTAGGGGATATTGTACCTGCTGAAGTTGGGGATAGATTTCTAAGCATGCTGCCTTCCTGGCATGCATATGAAAGAGCTTGTGAGTATTTCATTTTCTCGTGCGGTGTTGAACAAGTATACACAACTGTGAGAAACTTGAAG GAGGATTTGGGACATTATCAACCACATTACTTGATTTCTGTTCCTTTAGTTTATGAAACTTTATATAG TGGGATCCAGAAGCAGATATCTACAAGCTCCCTTGTTAGAAAGCTTGTTGCACTCACATTCATAAGGGTCAGCTTAAGGTACATGGAGTGTAAGCGTATTTATGAG GGTAAATGTCTAACAAAGGATCAGAAGCCACCGTCCTACCTCCATTCAATTTTGGACTGGTTATGGGCAAGAGTTGTTGCCACAATATTATTTCCAGTTCATTTACTGGCGAAGATACTGGTCTACCGTAAAATTCATTCAGCTATTGGAATTTCAAAG GCTGGAGTAAGTGGCGGTGGTAGCTTATCTTCTCATGTGGATAGATTTTTTGAG GCTATTGGTGTGAATGTGCAGAATGGATATGGTTTAACTGAAACTTCACCAGTTATTGCTGCCCGACGGCTTAGTTATAAC GTTATTGGGTCTGTTGGCCATCCAATTAAGCATACAGAATTCAAAGTCGTAGATTCTGAGACTGATGAAGTTCTTCCACCTGGTTCAAAGGGAATATTAAAAGTCAGGGGCCCACAATTGATGAAGGGATACTATAAG AATCCTTCAGCTACAAATCAGGTCTTAGATAGGGATGGCTGGCTGAATACTGGGGATATTGGTTGGATTGTTCCCCACCATTCAACTGGGCGGAGTCGTAATTCCAGCGGAGTAATTGTTGTGGATGGCCGTGCTAAGGACACTATTGTGCTTTCTACAG GTGAAAATGTTGAACCAGGAGAACTTGAAGAAGCTGCCATGAGGAGTAGCCTCATACATCAAATTGTTGTTATTGGCCAG GATAAGCGACGTCTGGGGGCTGTAATTGTTCCTAACAAAGAAGAAGTCTTAAAGGCGGCAAGGGAATCGTCAATTATAGATTCGAACAGTTCAGATGCCAGTCAAGAAAAAGTGACCAGCCTAATATATAAAGAATTGAGGACATG GACTTCAGAATCTCCGTTTCAAATTGGGCCAGTCCTTCTCGTAAATGACCCCTTCACG ATTGATAATGGGCTAATGACACCCACTATGAAAATTCGAAGGGATAAAGTTGTGGCTCAATACGGGGACCAAATAGAGAATCTATACAAGTAA
- the LOC114382094 gene encoding pentatricopeptide repeat-containing protein At4g14050, mitochondrial translates to MSLAQSLQSQLCSAARQSPLLAKKLHAQIIKAGLNLHEPIPNTLLNAYGKCGLIQDALQLFDALPRRDPVAWASLLTACNLSNRPHRALSISRSLLSTGFHPDHFVFASLVKACANLGVLHVKQGKQVHARFFLSPFSDDDVVKSSLIDMYAKFGLPDYGRAVFDSISSLNSISWTTMISGYARSGRKFEAFRLFRQTPYRNLFAWTALISGLVQSGNGVDAFHLFVEMRHEGISVTDPLVLSSVVGACANLALWELGKQMHGVVITLGYESCLFISNALIDMYAKCSDLVAAKYIFCEMCRKDVVSWTSIIVGTAQHGQAEEALALYDEMVLAGIKPNEVTFVGLIHACSHAGLVSKGRTLFRTMVEDHGISPSLQHYTCLLDLFSRSGHLDEAENLIRTMPVNPDEPTWAALLSSCKRHGNTQMAVRIADHLLNLKPEDPSSYILLSNIYAGAGMWEDVSKVRKLMMTLEAKKAPGYSCIDLGKGSHVFYAGETSHPMRDEIIGLMRELDEEMRKRGYAPDTSSVLHDMDQQEKERQLFWHSERLAVAYGLLKAVPGTVIRIVKNLRVCGDCHTVLKLISAITNREIYVRDAKRYHHFKDGNCSCNDFW, encoded by the coding sequence ATGTCACTCGCTCAGTCTCTCCAGTCTCAACTGTGCTCCGCGGCACGGCAGAGTCCATTGCTGGCGAAGAAGCTTCACGCACAAATCATAAAAGCTGGTCTCAACCTACACGAACCCATCCCCAACACTCTCTTAAACGCATACGGCAAATGCGGTCTTATCCAAGACGCACTCCAACTGTTCGACGCATTGCCCCGCCGAGACCCCGTCGCATGGGCCTCCCTCCTCACCGCCTGCAACCTCTCCAACCGCCCTCACCGCGCCCTCTCCATCTCCCGCTCCCTTCTCTCCACCGGCTTCCACCCCGACCACTTCGTCTTCGCCTCCCTCGTCAAGGCTTGTGCTAACTTGGGTGTTCTTCACGTCAAACAAGGGAAACAAGTCCATGCTCGCTTCTTCCTATCACCCTTCTCCGATGACGACGTTGTCAAGTCTTCTTTGATTGATATGTACGCGAAATTCGGGTTGCCCGATTACGGACGTGCCGTTTTCGACTCCATTTCTTCCTTGAATTCAATTTCTTGGACTACCATGATATCCGGGTATGCGCGAAGTGGGCGAAAGTTTGAGGCTTTTCGGCTGTTTCGTCAAACGCCGTATCGGAATTTGTTTGCGTGGACTGCTTTGATTTCTGGGTTGGTGCAGAGTGGGAATGGAGTTGATGCGTTCCACTTGTTTGTTGAAATGCGGCATGAAGGGATTAGTGTAACAGACCCGTTGGTTCTTTCTAGTGTGGTTGGTGCTTGTGCTAATTTAGCTCTCTGGGAGCTAGGGAAACAGATGCACGGTGTGGTTATAACTCTTGGCTATGAGTCTTGCTTGTTTATAAGCAATGCGCTTATAGATATGTATGCCAaatgcagtgaccttgttgctGCGAAGTATATCTTCTgtgaaatgtgcagaaaggatGTGGTTTCTTGGACTTCAATAATTGTTGGCACTGCCCAGCATGGGCAGGCTGAGGAGGCATTGGCTTTGTATGATGAAATGGTTTTGGCTGGGATTAAGCCAAATGAAGTGACCTTTGTTGGGTTGATTCATGCTTGTAGTCATGCTGGCCTAGTTAGCAAGGGGCGTACTTTGTTCAGGACTATGGTTGAAGATCATGGGATTTCGCCCTCTCTGCAGCACTACACTTGTTTGCTGGATCTTTTTAGTAGATCAGGGCACCTTGATGAGGCTGAGAATCTCATTAGAACAATGCCAGTCAACCCTGATGAACCTACTTGGGCTGCTTTGCTCAGTTCTTGTAAGCGCCATGGTAACACCCAGATGGCAGTTAGGATTGCTGATCATCTGTTAAATTTAAAACCAGAAGATCCTTCTTCTTATATATTGTTATCTAACATATATGCTGGAGCTGGTATGTGGGAAGATGTTTCAAAAGTGAGAAAGTTGATGATGACCTTGGAAGCTAAAAAGGCACCAGGTTATAGCTGCATTGACTTGGGAAAGGGAAGCCATGTGTTTTATGCTGGAGAGACTTCTCACCCAATGAGGGATGAGATTATAGGTTTAATGAGGGAGTTAGATGAAGAGATGAGGAAAAGGGGTTATGCTCCTGATACTAGCTCAGTTTTACATGACATGGATCAACAAGAGAAGGAAAGACAACTTTTCTGGCATAGTGAGAGGTTGGCTGTGGCCTATGGGCTTCTTAAGGCTGTTCCAGGGACTGTTATACGTATAGTGAAAAATCTTCGTGTTTGTGGAGACTGTCATACTGTTCTGAAACTCATCAGCGCTATAACAAATAGGGAAATTTATGTCCGAGATGCCAAAAGATATCACCATTTTAAGGATGGGAATTGTTCTTGCAATGACTTCTGGTGA
- the LOC114382095 gene encoding selenium-binding protein 1-like gives MSSVLEHGVVGCCKSGPGYATPLEAMSGPRESLIYVTAVYTGTGIEKPDYLATVDIDPNSPTYSKVIHRLRVPYLGDELHHTGWNSCSSCHGDPSADRRFLIAPALVSGRIYVVDVKTNPRAPSLHKVVEPADIIQKTGLAYPHTSHCLASGDIMISCLGDKDGNAAGNGFLLLDSEFNVTGRWEKPGHSPLFGYDFWYQPRHNTMISTSWGAPSAFTKGFNLQHLSDGLYGRHLHVYSWPGGELRQTLDLGDSGLLPLEIRFLHDPAKDTGFVGSALTSNMIRFFKTQDESWSHEVAISVKPLKVQNWILPEMPGLITDFLISLDDRFLYFVNWLHGDIRQYNIENLKNPKLTGQVWVGGLIQKGSPVVAITDDGETWQAEVPEIQGNKLRGGPQMIQLSLDGKRLYATNSLFSTWDKQFYPELVQKGSHIIQIDVDTEKGGLKINPNFFVDFGAEPDGPSLAHEMRYPGGDCTSDIWI, from the exons atgagTAGCGTGTTGGAGCATGGTGTTGTGGGATGTTGCAAATCAGGGCCAGGCTATGCTACCCCACTGGAAGCCATGTCTGGTCCAAGAGAGTCTCTTATTTATGTAACTGCTGTCTACACAG GGACAGGAATAGAGAAGCCGGACTATTTGGCCACAGTGGACATAGATCCAAACTCTCCAACTTATTCCAAAGTCATCCATAGGCTTCGTGTTCCTTATTTAGGTGACGAATTGCATCACACTGGTTGGAATTCATGCAGCTCTTGCCATGGAGACCCCTCGGCAGACCGACGATTTCTCATCGCACCTGCACTCGT TTCAGGTCGCATATATGTGGTTGATGTGAAAACAAATCCAAGGGCTCCATCTTTGCACAAAGTTGTTGAGCCTGCCGATATCATACAGAAGACTGGATTAGCTTATCCACACACATCTCACTGCCTTGCTTCTGGTGACATAATGATCTCATGTCTTGGAGATAAAGATGGAAATGCTGCAGGAAATggatttcttcttcttgattCAGAGTTTAATGTGACGGGAAG GTGGGAGAAACCGGGTCACAGTCCACTATTTGGATATGACTTTTGGTACCAACCACGTCACAATACCATGATTAGCACATCATGGGGTGCTCCTAGtgcttttacaaaaggttttaaCTTACAGCATCTTTCTGATGGATTATACGGGAGGCATCTCCATGTATATAGCTGGCCTGGGGGCGAACTGAGACAAACACTGGACCTTGGTGATTCAGGGCTTTTACCCTTAGAG ATAAGGTTCTTGCATGATCCTGCTAAAGATACAGGTTTTGTCGGGAGTGCATTGACAAGTAACATGATACGATTTTTTAAGACCCAAGATGAATCATGGAGCCATGAG GTTGCCATATCAGTGAAACCACTGAAAGTGCAAAACTGGATTCTTCCTGAAATGCCTGGGCTTATAACTGATTTTCTGATTTCTCTTGATGATCGGTTTCTGTACTTTGTAAACTGGCTTCATGGGGATATCAGACAGTATAACATTGAGAACCTTAAAAATCCTAAACTGACCGGACAAGTATGGGTTGGTGGACTTATCCAGAAAGGAAGCCCTGTAGTAGCTATAACTGATGATGGTGAAACTTGGCAAGCTGAAGTGCCTGAGATTCAG GGCAACAAGTTGAGAGGGGGCCCTCAGATGATTCAATTGAGTTTAGATGGGAAACGGCTCTATGCTACCAACTCACTATTTAGTACATGGGACAAACAGTTTTATCCAGAGCTTGTCCAGAAAGGCTCCCACATAATACAGATTGATGTTGATACTGAGAAAGGTGGCCTGAAAATCAACCCCAACTTCTTTGTGGACTTTGGAGCTGAGCCTGATGGTCCTTCTCTTGCCCATGAGATGAGATATCCTGGTGGTGACTGCACTTCAGATATATGGATTTAA
- the LOC114381938 gene encoding probable xyloglucan galactosyltransferase GT14 codes for MDKSCVISPSCYDNHHLCFAFLFSFLFCSLLLSFHAPNLLRLTSKTKNVTDSCTGRYVYIHQLPSRFNDYLLQNCQSLTRGTDKPNMCPYMQNNGLGPHITYSQGLFSNNTCYATNQFLLEVIFHNRMTKYGCLTNDSSLASAIFVPFYAGLDVSRFLWLSNLTERDSSGRDLLQWVAKRPEWKKMWGRDHFLVSGRIAWDFRRQYDDASYWGSKFRFIPESMNMSMLAVEASSWNNDYAIPYPTSFHPSEDTHVYRWQRKIRHQKRPYLFTFTGAPRPELEGSIRGKIIDQCRASSVCKFVDCSYGVERCDDPINVIKVFESSVFCLQPPGDSYTRRSIFDSILAGCIPVFFHPGTAYSQYKWHLPKNRTKYSVYIPVKDVKQWNVNVEQVLLGIPEGEVFAMREEVIKLLPNIIYADPRSKLDCFEDAFDLAVKGMLERIEKVREAMRSGRDPSIGFADEDHYKYTFSQNYS; via the coding sequence ATGGACAAGTCGTGCGTGATCTCTCCAAGTTGCTACGACAATCATCACCTCTGCTTTGCATTTCTcttctcctttctcttttgctCTCTGCTGTTATCCTTTCATGCTCCCAACCTCCTCCGACTCACATCCAAGACCAAAAATGTCACAGATTCCTGCACTGGCCGCTATGTTTACATTCACCAACTCCCCTCCCGCTTCAACGATTACTTGCTTCAGAATTGCCAGTCCCTCACTAGAGGCACTGACAAACCCAACATGTGTCCATACATGCAAAACAATGGTTTAGGTCCTCACATTACCTACTCCCAAGGGCTTTTCTCCAACAACACTTGCTATGCCACCAACCAGTTCTTGTTGGAAGTTATTTTTCACAACAGGATGACCAAATATGGCTGCTTGACCAACGATTCCTCCCTCGCCTCTGCAATTTTCGTCCCATTCTATGCTGGTCTTGATGTTAGCCGTTTCCTTTGGCTCTCTAATCTCACAGAGAGAGATTCCTCTGGTCGTGATCTTCTTCAATGGGTCGCAAAAAGACCCGAGTGGAAGAAAATGTGGGGCAGAGATCATTTCCTTGTTTCTGGGAGGATTGCTTGGGATTTCAGGAGACAATATGATGATGCGTCCTATTGGGGTAGTAAGTTCAGGTTTATACCCGAATCCATGAACATGTCCATGTTAGCAGTTGAAGCAAGTTCGTGGAATAATGACTACGCAATTCCGTACCCAACTTCTTTCCACCCATCAGAGGACACTCATGTTTACCGGTggcagagaaaaatcagacatcAAAAGCGGCCATACTTGTTCACTTTCACCGGAGCTCCAAGGCCTGAACTTGAAGGTTCTATCAGGGGTAAGATTATAGACCAGTGTCGAGCTTCGAGTGTTTGCAAATTCGTTGACTGCAGCTATGGTGTAGAGAGATGTGACGACCCCATCAATGTTATAAAGGTGTTTGAAAGTTCTGTGTTCTGTTTGCAGCCTCCGGGTGACTCATACACCAGAAGGTCCATTTTTGATTCCATCTTGGCCGGTTGTATTCCCGTTTTCTTTCATCCTGGTACTGCTTACTCGCAGTACAAGTGGCATTTACCCAAGAATAGGACTAAGTACTCTGTGTATATACCCGTGAAGGATGTAAAACAATGGAATGTCAACGTGGAGCAGGTGTTGCTGGGAATTCCAGAGGGTGAGGTGTTTGCAATGAGAGAGGAGGTTATAAAGCTGCTTCCAAATATTATCTATGCAGATCCTAGGTCTAAGTTAGATTGCTTTGAAGACGCGTTTGATTTAGCAGTAAAAGGAATGCTTGAAAGAATAGAGAAGGTGAGGGAAGCAATGAGGAGTGGGAGAGATCCTAGCATTGGTTTTGCAGATGAAGACCATTATAAGTATACATTTTCACAAAATTACAGCTAA
- the LOC114381463 gene encoding protein RALF-like 24, with protein MSQPRFISMISLCLALVLFYTCNGLPFVDLNFHEVDVMTKRVCTKSIGECLSLTEPEMDSETNRRVLAMQKKYISYDTLKRDMVPCDRAGASYYNCHAIRANPYNRGCEVITACARGQDIKT; from the coding sequence ATGTCCCAACCCAGATTCATTTCCATGATCTCCCTCTGTCTGGCCCTTGTTCTGTTCTACACCTGCAATGGCCTACCATTTGTGGACCTCAATTTCCATGAAGTAGATGTGATGACCAAAAGGGTTTGCACCAAGAGCATTGGGGAGTGCCTGAGCTTGACAGAGCCGGAGATGGATTCGGAGACCAACAGAAGAGTTCTGGCAATGCAGAAAAAGTACATTAGCTATGACACACTCAAGAGAGACATGGTTCCCTGTGATAGGGCTGGAGCTTCTTACTACAATTGTCATGCAATACGAGCAAATCCTTATAATAGAGGTTGTGAGGTAATTACTGCTTGTGCAAGAGGTCAAGACATCAAAACTTGA